acgtcggcccCGCCCCTTCCGGCGTCTCGTTGAACCCGCCCCTTTCCGGCGGCGCTTCCGGTGCAGCGATGGGGGTGACCTGGTAATGGCGGCGGGAGTTGGGGGGGCGGCCCGGGACGGGGCCCGGCGGGTCGCTGAGTCCCTCCTCGGTTGTCAGCGTGTCGCAGGTGCCGGTGGCGGAGGGGAAGAGCGTGCAGCAGACGGTGGAGATCCTGACGCGGAagctggaggtgctgggggcGGAGAAGCAGGGGACGTTCTGCGTGGACTGCGAGACCTATCACACCGCCGCCTCCACCATCGGCAGCCAAGGTCGGCACCAGGGGGGCACcgggacgggctgagagagttgggggggttcagcctggagaagagaaggctccggggagaccttagagctccttccagtccctaaaggggctccaggaaagctggggaaggactctggatcagggaggggagccataggaggagggggaagggtttgacactgaaagaggggagattgagatgagatgtggggaagaaatcctttgctgtgagggtggtgagagcctggcccaggttgcccagagaagctgtggctgccccatccctggaggggttcaaggccaggttggagggggcttggagcaacctggtctggtgggaggtgtctctgcccagggcagggggtttggacctgggtggtctttaaggtcccttccaactctaaccgttctatgattatCCTTGGGCTGCCAACTGccaaagtctttttttcccctttaactttAAATCttaagaagaaaatacaatttattcaCTGAACGGCCAGATACGTAAAGCGTGTATGAGCGGTACAAGGACCCTGGAATTAAAGCAAGAAGGAGGACAGAGGAAAAACCAGAAGCTTCTTTAAAGAACTCACAAGCAGAGGACTGTTGGTTTTACAGCCCAAATACCATCGCTGTTATTTCAGGGCAGACAGGCAAGCTGATGTACGTGATGCACAACTCAGAGTATCCCCTCAGCTGCTTCGCCCTCTTCGAGAACGGTCCCTGCCTCGTAGCAGATGCCAACTTTGATACCCTCATGGTGAAGCTGAAAGGCTTCTTCCAAAACGCCAAGGCCAACAAGATAGAGAGCCGGGGCACCCGCTACCAGTACTGTGACTTCTTGGTGAAGGTGGGCACGGTGACAATGGGGCCCAGTGCCCGTGGGATCTCTGTGGAGGTAAGAATTGTCTTTGAAGTGTACAAACTATGACTACAGACAGGGGAAGGAggctggaggagaaatccccctccccacctcgagggctgtgtccagttttgggcccctcaccacaaaaaagatgttgaggggctggagcgggtccagagaagggcaaagaagctggtgaggggtctggagaacaagtcttgtgaggagcggctgagggagctgggggtgttcatcctggagaaaaggaggctgaggggagaccttctcgctctctacaactccctgaaaggagggtgtagccagggggggtcggtctcttctcccaagtcacaggcgatgggacaagaggaaacggcctcaagttgcaccaggggaggttcagattggatattaggaacaatttttacactgaaagggttattaagccttggaatgggctgcccagggaaatggttgaggcaccatccctggaggtatttaaaagacgggttgacatagcgcttagagacatggtttagtgatgggttttatcagagttagattgatggttggactagatgatcttaaaaaggtcccttccaacccagacaattctatgattctgtctctcGATTGCATTCCTCGTTGCTGGTAGTTTGTACTAGATGTGTTGCTGCGTGCAGCAGGCAGggtatttttatccttttcacaGCAAGGTTTTATTCAGGCAGGTACTTTGGGGCTCAGCTGCAGCTACAGAAAAGCCTGTGGTTGGATGGTCGATAAACAAAACCCCGAAGGGATCCCATCAAACTGAAAAGCTGCTTAAAGTCCTGGTGCACAGCACTAGTGGCACATTTCAGGTTAATCAGCGTATCGAGGCAGACAAAGCAACCTCTTCACCTGCTAATTCAATGCTgatttgggttttgctttctctctccatcCCGAGCAGACACAGCCCGGGAGAGCGGTGCTTTCTTGCCGCAGGTTCTGCTCACAGGGTGTAAAGATGGTTCTCTCCTCAGCAGAGAGCTTTTGGCAGGCGTCAGTCCTCCCCCTGTGGCATGCCCACCTGGATTGCTGCACCCTGAGGGTGCACGGCGGGCTCGAATCCTGCCATCAAACTGCTTCCGCGCTCCCCGCTCGGTGCCGCGACTGCTGATGAGGCTCCAGAGCGTCGGCTGCCAACTGCCGAGGGCCTTTCATGGGGtggaggctgggctggagaaaACTCTAAAGGGAAATCCATCAGCCTACACGAAAGGGCATGGGAGGATCTAGGAAGGCATTTGGGGAGATGCTTGGCCGAGTGCAAGCGTGAGTCGAAGGCTCACAAGCCGTGGACAAGCCCCAGCTAGGCTGAAAAGCCTCTCGGCAAAAGAGCCGGGCTGCGCTGGGATGGGAAGAGCAGGTCAGACTCATCTAgatgtattggtgcctaacagcCTTCAAGATAGCTGAGAATTAGGTGCTTAAAAGTCCTTCAGAATCAGAGCTTGTGCTTTTCTCAACACACAAATCCTATTATCTGATAGACAACTAATAATCACGCTGCGTCTCCTGAGGCAGGTGTTCCcagccagcagggaggaggattGAGAAATGGCTTCTTTCTTCATTGCACTAAACACAGATGTTGTAGCGCCAGCGTCGCTGTTGACCTGGGGTTAAACAGAAGCTCCTTTTACCCTAAGCCTGAGTCCAGGCCCAGATTTCCAGGCCGTCTGGCCGCTTCTGTTTCACTTCAGTAGGTTTTTTTCAGGGGTTTGCATTAAGACCTAGTCCTGATTCGGGACCAGACTGGTATTAAATGCTTCCAAGTCCCAAGGCTTTTTCCAGTACAGTCCTCAAAGACGTCACAGCCATGTGAGCCATTTCCGTTCGCACGGGAATTAAGTTTGGTTTTGGATGGGGTAAACTTAATGTGGCATTTGAACCACCGTCCCATGACCTCCACTCTGGGGATTTAATAAAATCAGTGCCTTTACAGGGTACGTTttaccttcccttcccttttgaAGGGATTGCTTGCATGTTCCCAGCATGTCCTAGTCATTTATATTTGTTCATCCTTGTATATGCTAAAATATTCTGGATATTCCTGgataagaccaggctggatggggctttgagcaacctggtctggtgggaggtgtccctgcccatggcaggggggttggaactggatgatctttgaggtcccttccaactctaaccattctatgattctcggATGTTTTTATGACAATATTCCCTCTCTAGTGAGGCAGAGAAACGAAAGCGCGTTGCCTCCCGTGTAGTTATTGCCCCCACCGTGAGCTTCAGGGCTGTGGTTTGTGTTGCCAGGTGGAGTACTGCCCCTGCGTGATCGCCAACGACTGCTGGAACCTGCTCATGGAGTTCATGCAGAGCTTCATGGGCAACCACGCTCCTGGCATCCCGTCGGTGTTTGGCACCAAGCACGACAGCGTCTACAGCCCAGCGGACACCATGGTTCAGTACATGGAGCTCTTCAACAAGATCCGCAAACAGCAGCAGGTGCCGGTAGCGGGGATCAGATGAAAGGACTCCCCGGAGCCTGGTTTAGAGCGAATACATCCTCTTTTCTGCCTGCCCATCTGGATCGGGAGTCACTCCAAAAAGCAGCACTGGAGGCAGCCCAAGgtggttgttggatttttttttccttctcagtctcTTTCCCCTGTTTCAAAGCAAAGATCGTGAATGCTCTGCGTATTTCTTGTTGTCCTCCCTTGTGGATTTGAGCGTGTCTGGGATCGGGCCCGTGGTTCTGATGTTTCTTGTATGCAGTGCTTCATGCAGGGGATTACTGGTCATCGGCAGAAggccagaaaaggagaaattcCAGCCAAAATGTGTGCAAGGGCAGAGTTTTCTTGACTGCAAACAGCTAcgtgagagggtttttttaattttttttttagatatccACGTGAAAGTGTCTTGttatttttcatcaaaataaaaagctgtattttgtaagGAGACAGAGTCTTTCTGCACAGCAAGTGTTGTGCTGTTTATTGTTTataaataaattgtaaataaacaatttataaaaataaattgtttactTACAGCTTTTGAAATTTTCTGTTGCATGGAGACAATTCTTCAGCAGAGTTTTATTTTTGATTTGGTTCAAGAGCTTTATATCCCTGAAGCAAACTAATTTCCCTGTGGCAAAATCGACAGGAACTCTCGGGTTCCTATTATGGGTATGTTCTGAGTTTGCCTTCATCTCTTAGATCTGATGGGAGTATTAAAATTTCCAACCTCTCAGATGATACTGATGAAGCCTCgtgataaataattaaataaataagccTGGCAGGAGCCCTCTCCTGCATCGAAGGAGAATACCAACCACTTTATCTCCATTTTTGAGAGGTCGGTAATAAATGGCCTATCTCTGCACACCATTTCTCATTTGAGAAATCCTGGTGACTTCAGCACATTTAATGGACTAAGGAAGGATTTGAGCAATAAGAGCCAAAAATTTATTATAAGATTTAACTATACAATATCacttgaatatatatttttttttttagtggtgatttatttttacagcaggAAACCCAGGGAAATTAGATCTCTTTTGAGCTGTCTGTCCCCTTGGTATTCCATGTTCAGTATCTGGCTTGAAgctgtcattttttcctctccttcctgctccacCCCCTGCTCTAGTCTTTAGAACACGCAGAACACCCTCATTCAGCCATCAACCTTTGCGCGGAGCTTCTGTCGTGGTCCTTGGGAAGGCTGCTTGTGGCAGggttccagctctgcagcctgtcccGGACAGAAGGAGTGGGTGTAGAGAAGGTCTAAGGATGGTTTTAGGAAGGGAGATTTGCAAGAAGGACGGTGGATTCCTCATGAAGCAGCAGTGTCCATCTTCCTCGCAGAAAATATTGTTAGTTCCTTGCCTCAGATGAAGAGCCTGAAGAGCaagtaaaatagaaatagatttctcctaaatagatttttttttttttttccttctgaagttcCATTACTTGATCTGCTGACTGGTGGGAGAACTAGTTATTTAGATAGGACCCCTTTGTGATTATCTTTTATACCTGTAAACCTAATTAACTGTTAGAGTGCCTAGAGCTTTTAGTGTGGGCATTTAATAAATTTAATCAGCTCTGGGTCCAGAAAGATCTGGTTAATGAGCCATAATAAATGGCATAATGTACCAGAAGTGTGTTAGAAATTCCAGCATGCTGAATGTACTGAATTTTTGCAACTCTTAGCTCAAGTTCATGACACGtgtgctgacttcagtgggactgTTAATTTTCAGTGATGAAAATTCAGTGGGAATCTGACCCGCTGTCGTTCCACGTAGTTAAGTGTGGCTGAGAAAACTTAGGAAAACAAACTGTAGTCTTTGTAGGGATAGTTATTTCTGTCCTGTTTCCCATTTTAATTAAGccttaaggttaaaaaaaaataccttttaatgaCCAGATTAGTCATGCTGAATGTTGCTAACGCTTTATTAATTCCCGAAAGATGCTTTCTGTAACCAGAGATTCAAAACTCTGGTCACATgtcttaaaaacataaaatgcgGGGTGGAATCTCTGGGGACTCCTGTGCTCTTATTAATACACTGTACTGTTCCTAGAGTAATAAAAGGGGACCCCTTGAGCTACATTCTGCCTTCAATTACACCGTTACTGCCATTGACGTCAGTAGGTTTCCACGGGTGTATAGATGGGTAGGATTTAGCCCTTTATGTCTTAGCAAAAATATCTCTGGCTGTAACTGTGTCCTGTGAACGAGGGGATGGGTAGGATTTAGCCCTTTATGTCTTAGCAAAAATACCTCTGGCTGTAACTGCATCCTGTGAACGAGGGGATCAGCTGCCCCGTGTGAGGGGCTGCTTTTACTCTGGGGCTTTTTACTTTCTCGATGAACAAAATGACTGGTTTTCAATATTACCAGCTGCAGTAATCCTcattctgccccccccccccgcatcaaTACAGCAAGTTAACGTGGCTTTGAACATGTTAGTCTGCATCTTAACAAGGCTTCTGGGAGCTTTCAATTGTGCGACGTTAATGGATTGAGCCAGTGTAATTGAAAACCACCCTAATTTTGCCCACCAAGCCATGGTCTGGAAGGTTGTTTTCCTGTTGCTCCCCAGTGTTTTCTCAGAGAATGCAAAATCTAGAGGGAGAGGTGGCCAAGCTGTTGTCCTGTACCGCTGTGGATCCTTTCAACTGCTTCTGCACCTCTCAAAAACCACTGGAGGTGGTGTTGCTTTCTGTGAGTTGAAGCCTGATCTAGAGGGGACTGGGGGTTCCCAGGGACATGGGTCTTGCTTTGGATCATTAtagctttcctcctcctcactctaAGCAGAGGCTGGGTGATATTACCAGGGTCACCGTTGCTTCGTTGGCAGAGAGAGGGGGTCCAATTCTCGCTGCTGCCCTGGGGATACTGTGGGCTTTTGTTCTGTTTCGTGCTGtggcgtttttttttttaagaggaagtaCTTACATAGCAGCTGCACCCTGCTAAGCTTTACAAAGAGAGTGAGGACGTAAGGACCTCGTTAATCTTCAGTTTTAATTCTTAGCAGACATTACAGGCTGAGGGCTCAGAGCTGTTAAAGAGTTGAGAGGCGTGTGACTAGATTTCTGTGCAGGTATGGGTTCAAAACAGAGCAGGCACTGCTCAAAAAGGGAAGGTGTAGAGAAAGGAGGACAAAGCTGACAGGAAATGGAATTTGTGGGAAGGCTGGCTGGTGAAGGAGCTCACGAGGAGACCACAAGGCTGTGGAGTGTCCCTGTGCCATGGCAGAAGAAAGCAGGCTCCCACCTGTCGCAGTAAATTCCAGCGCTTTGCCTCACAACTTCATCTCTGACAAAACACGTTTCCATCCCCTCATGGCCCCTGCACTGTGGGGATGAGTGTGTGACCTAGGGGCCTTCGAGGGACCTCTGGTGAGGGCCAGTAGAGCTTGGGGAGCCCTTGTCTGTGTGCCATCAGTGCTGTCTGGCCCCTGGGGTGCCCACCTCCATCACCTCAGGATCTCTGTCAACCCAGGGGCCCTGTTAGGGTGCCCACCTCTGTCACCTCAGGGTGACCCCATCACCTCAGAGGCCCCCCCCAACACCTTAAGGGCCCTGTGGGGTGCCTCCCCAAGTCACCTCAGGAACCCTGTCACCTCAGAGGCACCATGGGGTACACTCCTGTCACCTCAGGGGCCCCATCACCTCAGGGGTCCCGTGGGGTATCTCCCACCCCACGCAGCTACTTCAGGGGCCCCGCGGGAACGCGCCACCTCCCGCGCTGCCCCTTTAAGAGTCTCTTTGTCTCCGATACATCCTTATTTACCCTCTTGTGACTCAACCGAACTTCAGCCCGGGATTCACAAAGCCCGGTACGTCACcgtgcggggccgggcccgggcagTCCCCGCCCCTCGGCGCTGCCCTCCCGCTGCGCGACCGTAAACCATTGAAGAGCTCTCCCTAGGGGCTACGCAGACTTCGTAAGATGCGCCAGAACTCTCTCTGCCGCGGCGTAGACTGCGCAAACGACGTCCACCGGTTGGGCCGGCCGCGCCGTTAGAGCCAGGCTCCGCTCTACGGAATTGGCGTAAGCAGCGGCTCtgaatggggagcggggtgtgtgtgtgggggtgtgtgtgtgtgtgtgtgtaggaagGCGCGAGCGCTGTGTGGCGTGCTCTCCAGCCAAcggtggggcggggaggggcgcggcgggcggccaATGGGCGGGGAGTGGGCGTGGCCGGCGGCCGTTGGGGCGTCTCGCGCTGGGTGACAGCTCGCGCGTGCTGATGATGGCGGTAAATAaagggtccgggggggggggcaggaaggggggagACCGCGACCCTCTCTGAGGGGAAAGacgaatgggggggggggaggctgagggggtgGGACGACACCCCGCTGTGAGGAGGGTGCTGAGGGGTgtcgctctccccccccccccccaccaaaggttgtcccgcacccccccccccccctcccctcagtgCGGTTGAGGGGCGCGGGAGCCTTTGTCTGCGGGCGGGAGCCCCCCAACTTTCCCTTTGTTGAGacgcgggggcggcgggagcgaCTTCCCTCCGCCTCAAAACACCCCTAAACCCGGTACCGGCCCCCCCCTCAGCTCGGTACCGGCCCCTCCCGGCGGCGCCTCAGCGGGGGCCGGGCTctggcgccccctgccggccgggCGGGGGCACAGCGCGGGTCCCGCcgagaggggcgggggggggggggtcgtggcctgaggggaggggagagcgCCCCAAAACCCCTCTACCCGCAACCCCCGTGCTGTGTTTggagaggggagggtggggggatggTGAAGAATGAGGAAAATCAGTCCTTATTCGTGTTTCTTTAACAAAAAGCTGTGGGGGTTTGTGGTAAACAGGAAAGTTAATAACGGCGGGGGTGGAGGGGGCGTTTTGGGTTGAGGTCTCCCAATGGCGAGCACCCACCTCAGGGAGCACAGCGGGCTTTAAGATCACGTTTTAAGCACAATTGGAAGCAGAGGGGATCGCGGCAGTtggtatttccccccccccccccccccccccattctgtGAATGTTCAGAAATAACTGCCTACGCGCGTGAGCCCCGGCAGACAGGAGTCAATTTTAGAAAAGCTGCTAATTTTAGGAAAGGCGCCCGCTAATCGTGTTACGTGCAATTGTTCGTAGGGAAAAAAGCGGGGCGAGCTGCGTGGCAGGACTGCTCCCGATGGCCAGGTACAgtcgggggggaaagggggggggcaaATATTGACAGATGTGATGAAAAcacccttttattttaaaatttacagggcggggggggggaagcatctTTACTTTTCAGTGCTTCGCTTGTACTTTTAATCATGGATAGAGCTCTGGGAGTCCCTGAGCTCGTCTGGTGCGAAATGTTGCAGAATTTGGTCCTTTTATATCCTCCTGCTTCAGGGAAGGTGCTGGCTGGAACCCGAGGAGCGTGCGGGGAAGGATGCGATGGGAACCGCTGCTGGTTCCTCAGCCCGGGCAAAACTCTAATTGGCTTCGGCGGGAGCTTCTCCTGAAGCAGCGTCAGTCGTTCTCGTGcgaaggcaaggggaaaaaaaaatagggagcaGATTAAAAGGGGTGAGAGGGAGGTGGGGCTGGATGCAAAAATAAGGtgtcggggaggaggaggaagggggctgTCGGTGGGAGATCTGAGCGGCTCCTCGAGAAGAGGGGATGCACGGCTGGGACGTGAGAAGGTTTGGGTTGAATTTCTGCTGCTTTGCCCTTGGCAGCTACATGTGGGGGTGGCTGTTGTTGTACAATCATCAAATGAGCTGGTATAAAAAAAGTGTAGGGGGGAGCAGCAAAAGCCTTCGGTGgtgtttttaattgctttgaaaGGATTTTAGgtgcaaatatttgaaaattatgtgCCAAGCGTGAGCAGCATTTGATGTCTCTGAGCTAGGTGTGCTTTCAAACACGAGGCTGTGAACGGTAAACGCTTGCTTATTTTCCCCCTAATCGTTCTTCCTGTTAATATGAGATGATTTCAAGTGAAAAGGGCGTTTTGAAGTTGGCAGCTTTTCAGGTCTGGAATAGTTCTTGGTCTTGTGCAAGTTCTGTTTGTTACAAAGAATTTTGCTTATTCAGGAGCAGGGCTTAACAATAGTCACATATGCAACGGTTTATGGAGTGTTACAGCCAGTAAGTCAAAATTGGGGATTTATTTAGCTGTTGTATGTCCAAAAAATCGTTAGTAAAGAATCTGTCGCTGCAGTTCCTGCGGAGATTTCAGATTGTATGTGGGTACAAAGCCCTGTGGTTTGACAAGACGCGCTTGGAGGCCTGTGAGAATGGAGAAATTGTGAATAAGCCTCATGTGCTGCGGCTTGCGAAATGAAAACAGCGCTTGGGCTGATTAGTATTGGGATTGATAAACTTGAAGGGAAACGGCAAAGCATCTCTCTTTCGCCTGTCGTACTGTTAAATCATGGCAATACTGCTGACGGGAATGAAAAAGGGCACGTTTAGCTGGGTGTATGGCCTCTCTGCCTCTGGCTGG
This portion of the Numenius arquata chromosome 24, bNumArq3.hap1.1, whole genome shotgun sequence genome encodes:
- the MED20 gene encoding mediator of RNA polymerase II transcription subunit 20 isoform X1, which produces MGVTCVSQVPVAEGKSVQQTVEILTRKLEVLGAEKQGTFCVDCETYHTAASTIGSQGQTGKLMYVMHNSEYPLSCFALFENGPCLVADANFDTLMVKLKGFFQNAKANKIESRGTRYQYCDFLVKVGTVTMGPSARGISVELQGCGLCCQVEYCPCVIANDCWNLLMEFMQSFMGNHAPGIPSVFGTKHDSVYSPADTMVQYMELFNKIRKQQQVPVAGIR
- the MED20 gene encoding mediator of RNA polymerase II transcription subunit 20 isoform X2 — encoded protein: MGVTCVSQVPVAEGKSVQQTVEILTRKLEVLGAEKQGTFCVDCETYHTAASTIGSQGQTGKLMYVMHNSEYPLSCFALFENGPCLVADANFDTLMVKLKGFFQNAKANKIESRGTRYQYCDFLVKVGTVTMGPSARGISVEVEYCPCVIANDCWNLLMEFMQSFMGNHAPGIPSVFGTKHDSVYSPADTMVQYMELFNKIRKQQQVPVAGIR